A region from the Fusarium musae strain F31 chromosome 1, whole genome shotgun sequence genome encodes:
- a CDS encoding hypothetical protein (EggNog:ENOG41): protein MPHDRDTRRESLRVPRARPRRGVSRNSPVRSSANLDEHRLSSGAPAAAQALRAAPSRFSLNEQFAATKQEFAFWDDDASSIYERGTSAVSETGDPDLDEKAALSSTEGGYGPVPHTQDPALGAEDLYTNFYDLLCLPRDTSELSQQQIRSAYYRLFILFYPDSYPEHLRPVAHQQFLRVQDAFETLIDPARRAQYDLDQFLEAEETGASQSAYEVAFKEAVWDRLQNGIQTSSDLGIRLDASGSGRGASGLQILDFSLSHSVTVDLPALQKLLQSQVTRLASLASKEEKETIESPSQPRIQVATPTVTVTGSTYGITRDLSLVPTSLLYDRYQPLLPLPITRQRLIQLVENKFAPLASLRHRQEFLNRSPSSSPDKLRWIKTAVELESDVLPEFSVTSRLYHHFLLPKFSEPTIAEASIQSSRDSSSIQPRVALGLYQNLRHGTGFLRADSGDWSFGSNQYSHFFSEHSRISPDFFNAEAPGPTPNLELGFRTGPLDRLPVSGSSDSPGDEGGIRGLDYEINSCKHGSWAVSASATPTSLAGAVRYSKDLTLPFQTPPTSLDPGLPSSARVEAELCSNTFQDQYFALRNLWSVGRFARVGLEVGISLHNLHLSVYWSRLGQRLGVPLLIAPRSLLGSSVLFWACALPFAGLAAVQLGLNYRRRQRVSRSHRRVRSDVSSTGAPVAIARHRYEADNITTLLAHPIEGRQKRQMTLGGLVILNAKYGIPDEYGIIATSDQVADVTIAVAALINESSYSSGPALVIPHGVRKSRLPGFWDPAPGLDKTLRVEYLFKGDAGVIEVGSRDELILPPQA, encoded by the coding sequence aTGCCCCACGACAGAGACACCCGCCGCGAAAGTCTTCGAGTGCCCCGCGCTCGTCCTCGTCGTGGCGTCTCCAGAAACTCTCCAGTGCGCTCTTCAGCCAATTTGGATGAGCACCGCCTGTCCTCAGGCGCCCCAGCTGCTGCGCAAGCTCTTCGAGCTGCTCCATCTCGCTTTTCCCTCAACGAACAGTTCGCTGCTACAAAGCAGGAGTTCGCATTCTGGGACGATGATGCTAGTTCGATCTACGAGCGTGGAACGAGTGCTGTTTCCGAGACGGGAGATCCAGACCTCGATGAGAAGGCTGCCTTGAGCTCAACTGAAGGAGGCTACGGACCTGTGCCTCATACACAAGATCCAGCACTTGGAGCAGAGGATCTCTACACTAATTTTTACGACCTACTTTGTCTCCCACGAGACACTTCGGAGTTGTCGCAACAGCAGATCCGGAGCGCATACTACCGTCTGTTTATCCTCTTTTACCCGGACAGCTATCCTGAGCATTTGCGCCCCGTAGCTCATCAGCAATTCCTCCGTGTTCAGGATGCCTTCGAAACACTCATTGACCCTGCGCGACGAGCTCAGTATGACCTAGACCAGTTCctggaagctgaagagacaGGCGCTTCACAATCAGCATACGAAGTCGCCTTTAAAGAAGCTGTTTGGGACCGGTTACAGAACGGCATACAGACAAGCTCTGATCTAGGAATCCGACTTGATGCCTCTGGGTCGGGACGTGGCGCCTCAGGGCTGCAAATCCTTGACTTTTCTCTCAGTCATTCCGTCACTGTCGACCTACCAGCACTTCAGaagcttcttcaatctcaaGTTACACGACTCGCAAGTCTTGCTtcaaaggaagagaaggagacaaTCGAGAGTCCATCACAGCCTCGAATCCAAGTCGCAACACCCACTGTGACTGTGACTGGATCTACCTACGGCATTACACGGGATCTGTCCTTGGTACCAACATCACTCTTGTACGATCGATATCAGCCTCTGCTACCCCTGCCAATCACCAGACAGAGACTCATACAACTCGTTGAGAACAAGTTCGCTCCGTTGGCCTCTCTGCGACATCGACAAGAGTTTTTGAACCGCTCACCTTCATCGTCCCCTGATAAGCTTAGGTGGATCAAGACTGCTGTTGAGCTCGAGTCAGATGTTCTGCCAGAGTTCTCCGTCACAAGCCGTCTTTATCATCACTTTCTCCTCCCCAAATTCTCAGAGCCAACCATAGCCGAGGCTAGTATACAATCGTCGCGTGATTCCTCGTCGATTCAACCGCGTGTTGCTCTAGGTCTCTACCAGAATCTGCGACACGGAACAGGATTCCTGCGCGCAGACAGTGGCGACTGGAGCTTTGGATCCAATCAATACTCTCATTTTTTCTCTGAACACTCAAGAATCAGTCCAGACTTCTTCAACGCCGAAGCCCCTGGACCAACCCCGAACCTCGAGCTAGGCTTCCGTACAGGACCATTAGATCGATTACCTGTATCAGGCTCGTCCGACTCTCCTGGCGATGAGGGCGGTATTAGGGGTCTCGACTACGAGATTAATTCTTGCAAGCATGGAAGCTGGGCAGTCTCTGCATCTGCTACACCAACTTCATTGGCCGGCGCTGTCCGATACAGCAAAGACCTGACTCTACCTTTCCAAACTCCTCCGACATCACTGGATCCTGGTCTACCCTCTTCAGCCCGAGTGGAGGCAGAGCTTTGTTCCAACACATTCCAAGACCAGTATTTTGCCCTCCGCAATCTGTGGTCTGTTGGCCGTTTTGCACGTGTTGGTCTTGAAGTCGGCATCAGTCTGCACAACCTTCACCTCTCCGTCTACTGGTCCCGCCTTGGTCAGCGTCTCGGTGTCCCGCTTCTCATAGCACCACGGTCGCTTCTTGGGTCTAGTGTCCTTTTCTGGGCCTGCGCCCTACCCTTTGCTGGACTTGCGGCAGTGCAGCTTGGTCTCAACTATCGTCGCCGTCAGCGAGTTTCGCGATCTCATCGCCGCGTTCGCTCAGATGTCTCTTCAACTGGGGCACCAGTCGCCATTGCTCGGCATAGATACGAGGCAGACAACATCACAACACTCCTTGCACATCCAATAGAGGGTCGCCAGAAGCGTCAGATGACACTTGGTGGTCTCGTTATCCTCAATGCTAAATACGGCATCCCTGATGAATACGGCATCATCGCAACGAGCGATCAAGTTGCCGATGTCACAATTGCCGTTGCCGCTCTTATCAACGAATCATCATATTCCAGCGGCCCAGCCCTAGTGATCCCCCATGGCGTGCGCAAGAGCCGCCTACCAGGATTCTGGGACCCAGCTCCGGGCTTGGACAAGACTCTTCGCGTGGAGTATCTGTTCAAGGGTGACGCAGGCGTCATCGAAGTTGGGAGCCGTGATGAACTCATTCTTCCGCCGCAAGCGTAG
- a CDS encoding hypothetical protein (EggNog:ENOG41): MGILQKMAWSKSTRIKVMIAIDTLFFLVEIVSGFLAHSLALMADAFHMVSQSYLFRAACESMDRTWTKSAQLNDIISLVIGLWAVSAAQKTSTDEFTFGWVRAEILGAFFNAVFLIALCVSIVLEALTRFIEPPEINNPKLMLIVGSAGLFSNFVGFFVLGGHGHSHGPAEHDHDHEHGHSHAHVHDEEEGNAGYQTQGTLADESGRAAEVLPEAVIRRATASKKSSGKSSEQRHSRDASTRGRDYHRSSRSGHTRFASLDDLSIHPASFRQSIIEATRGETNESESESETDAENSLIMEEDEAHEESPLLKDVTKKGSSLGHNRKGSHSHSHSRRPRRDSSVHHGHHHTLPKKAGKKDSHGHNHADMGMNAMILHVIGDMLGNIGVMVTALIIWLTDWPGKVYADPAVSLFITAIILKTCIPLTRGTARVLLQATPEHISVPEIRQDIEALPGVITCHHIHVWQLSDTKLVASMHLQVSFPIDSHSGEKYMELARRARKCLHGFGIHSATIQPEFCFDQKHSHEAEAAALSLDGPVDINKGDSCLLECIDDCQAQGCCPADSSSKASSTRRCSQSSHSATSPHAHDHDHGHDHGNNHQH, encoded by the exons ATGGGTATTCTTCAAAAGATGGCTTGGTCCAAGAGTACCAGGATCAAGGTGATGATAGCCATTGACACTTTGTTTTTCCTCGTTGAGATCGTCTCTGGCTTCCTGGCCCACTCGCTGGCTCTCATGGCCGATGCTTTTCACATGGTTAGTCAATCGTATCTGTTTCGCGCTGCATGCGAATCAATGGATAGAACATGGACTAAATCTGCGCAGCTCAATGATATCATCTCGCTGGTTATCGGCCTCTGGGCTGTGTCCGCCGCACAAAAGACCTCCACTGACGAATTCACCTTTGGC TGGGTTCGCGCAGAGATTCTTGGTGCCTTTTTCAACGCCGTTTTCCTTATCGCCCTCTGTGTTTCCATCGTCCTCGAAGCATTGACCCGATTCATCGAACCACCCGAGATCAATAACCCCAAGCTCATGCTCATTGTTGGTTCTGCCGGCCTGTTCTCCAACTTTGTCGGTTTCTTTGTCCTCGGCGGCCACGGTCACTCTCATGGACCCGCCGAACACGACCACGATCATGAGCATGGACACTCTCACGCTCACGTccacgacgaggaggagggcaaCGCGGGTTACCAAACCCAGGGCACTCTTGCAGACGAAAGTGGTCGTGCTGCTGAGGTTCTACCCGAGGCCGTGATCCGCCGTGCAACAGCTTCCAAGAAGTCCAGCGGCAAATCCAGCGAACAGCGACATAGCCGAGATGCATCCACACGAGGCCGCGACTATCATCGATCCAGTAGGAGTGGACATACTCGTTTCGCTAGTCTCGATGACTTGAGCATTCACCCAGCAAGTTTCCGACAAAGCATTATCGAAGCTACGCGTGGCGAGACCAACGaaagcgagagcgagagcgagacCGACGCCGAGAACTCTCTGATAatggaagaggacgaggcGCATGAGGAGTCacctcttctcaaagacgTTACTAAGAAGGGTTCTTCCCTTGGCCACAATAGAAAAGGCTCCCACTCTCATTCCCACTCTCGACGACCTAGACGGGACTCGAGcgttcatcatggccaccaCCATACTCTTCCCAAGAAAGCTGGCAAGAAGGACAGCCACGGCCATAACCACGCTGATATGGGTATGAATGCTATGATTCTCCACGTCATTGGAGACATGCTTGGCAACATAGGTGTCATGGTCACGGCTCTCATTATCTGGCTGACGGACTGGCCTGGTAAAGTCTACGCTGATCCCGCCGTctctctcttcatcactgCTATTATCCTCAAGACCTGCATTCCTCTCACCCGAGGCACCGCTCGTGTTCTTTTACAAGCCACTCCTGAGCATATCAGCGTCCCTGAGATTAGACAAGACATCGAAGCTCTTCCCGGCGTTATCACCTGCCACCATATTCATGTCTGGCAACTCTCAGACACCAAACTTGTCGCTAGTATGCACCTCCAAGTGTCTTTCCCCATTGATTCTCACAGTGGCGAGAAGTACATGGAGCTGGCTCGGCGAGCTCGGAAGTGTCTTCATGGGTTTGGCATTCACAGCGCTACGATACAGCCTGAGTTCTGCTTCGACCAGAAGCACTCACACGAAGCAGAAGCTGCTGCTCTGTCCCTAGACGGTCCTGTTGATATCAATAAGGGTGATAGTTGCCTCCTTGAGTGTATCGACGACTGCCAGGCCCAGGGTTGCTGCCCTGCCGACTCGTCGTCCAAGGCTTCGTCAACAAGACGATGTAGTCAATCGTCGCACAGCGCTACCAGCCCTCATGCGCACGATCATGACCACGGCCACGATCACGGCAACAACCACCAGCACTAA
- a CDS encoding hypothetical protein (BUSCO:EOG09262WFG) — MTTIRPADKAGSWYEKKPEDLRPELQSYLTAVPESLDGVSLPIPGARVIIAPHAGYAYSGPCAAWAYKTLDLSHAKRVVVLGPSHRYYLEGCAATNFEKYATPFGDLEIDQEVVRELQEALGMENMPKRREIEEHSLEMHMPYLYLRCQESFDSPDKFPKIVPVLVGSNNGDEENVIGRALLPYLKNRENAFIVSSDFCHWGGHFSYLPYSPTKSPSDLTQLREEDPRPSGPPIHETIRVIDEAAMDAVESGVHEAFLATLRQTRNSVCGRHPIGVMMAALEQLRKQPENKDKGRFRILKYDRSNLVDTPGDSSVSYVSAYAVL, encoded by the exons ATGACGACTATCCGACCAGCAGACAAGGCCGGCTCATGGTACGAGAAGAAACCGGAAGATTTACGCCCTGAGCTGCAAAGCTACCTAACGGCAGTCCCGGAGAGTTTGGACGGAGTTTCACTGCCCATTCCCGGAGCTCGTGTTATCATCGCACC CCATGCGGGATATGCATATTCTGGGCCGTGTGCAGCTTGGGCGTACAAGACTCTTGACTTGAGCCATGCCAAGCGTGTCGTCGTCCTGGGTCCATCTCATAGATACTATCTCGAAGGATGTGCTGCCACTAACTTTGAAAAGTATGCAACACCATTTGGCGACTTGGAGATCGACCAGGAAGTGGTCAGAGAGCTCCAGGAGGCCTTAGGAATGGAGAATATGCCCAAACGCCGCGAGATCGAGGAACACTCTCTCGAGATGCACATGCCATATCTTTATCTTCGCTGTCAGGAGTCATTTGATTCGCCTGATAAATTTCCCAAGATTGTGCCTGTGCTTGTAGGCAGTAACAACGGGGATGAGGAGAATGTTATAGGACGAGCTTTACTGCCATACCTCAAAAACCGGGAGAACGCCTTTATAGTCAGCTCCGATTTCTGTCATTGGGGTGGTCATTTCAGCTACCTACCCTACTCACCCACGAAAAGTCCTTCTGATCTGACACAGTTGAGAGAGGAAGACCCCAGACCCAGTGGTCCCCCAATTCACGAGACGATTAGAGTCATAGACGAAGCAGCCATGGATGCTGTTGAGAGTGGTGTTCATGAAGCTTTTCTTGCCACTCTGCGACAAACCCGTAATTCGGTATGCGGACGACACCCTATCGGAGTCATGATGGCGGCTTTAGAGCAGCTACGCAAGCAGCCCGAGAACAAAGACAAGGGGCGATTCCGTATCCTCAAATATGACCGCAGCAACTTGGTCGATACGCCGGGTGATTCCAGCGTCAGCTATGTGTCTGCATATGCTGTTCTCTGA